A genomic window from Paucibacter sp. KCTC 42545 includes:
- a CDS encoding pseudouridine synthase, translating into MNSNDQEPQDTAAAGAPSTEAEAAPKRKRSPAKPKVAAEVAAPADEAAAAVSKPRAARKTAVKKAEGAAADVAATAEPAAVPEAGEVAEAAPKRRAPRKTVAAAADAVVEVAAEAQAAASAAVTEVAEVAEVAAKPARRTARAEAAPVFTLGPDQSAAEGGVAQAAAGDEGSESGAAEGGDGAESIEGSERRSRNRNRRRGRKDFAEGEERAPRAAVEVQAPAPEVLAAVGERFAEVLTGDFDATVEDIESDEAQDEGEGEEQDSKRVLAPEPDAPKLQKVLAQAGIGSRRDIEDMIADGKIEVNGEVAHIGQRISFGDNVRVAGKPIRVRISPPAPRILAYHKPAGEVVTFNDPEGRPTVFRHLPRLQQGKWQSVGRLDMNTEGLLLFTNSGELANQLMHPRFGVEREYAVRVLGTLTPDQKARLLEGVVIEGQKAAFKSIEDGGGEGVNHWYRVVITEGRNREVRKLFEAVGLVVSRLIRIRYGTVVLPRGLKRCVWIELGEEDVKIIRRLAGGPQQERADRGERPERGDRPERGNQMRSERPQRGNDRGAERGPDRGAERGGERGAERGGERAPERGNDRNADRGNNRGRRADGRHGGVGPRPSRPVERSERPQDRGPERFAERGNERVNERGADRQDDDFDEPIPRNINPLEQTFDRRFATSKGRGIPAGFGAGGSAADRGGRGGRQGGGDGPRQPDPMQTSVGYIGADAFVRRGNRGGGGGRGGQGGNNGGGGRSGGGYGGRNR; encoded by the coding sequence ATGAATTCCAACGACCAAGAACCCCAAGACACTGCCGCTGCCGGCGCTCCTTCGACCGAAGCTGAAGCCGCGCCCAAGCGCAAGCGCAGCCCGGCCAAGCCCAAGGTGGCTGCCGAAGTCGCAGCGCCCGCCGATGAGGCAGCTGCTGCCGTGAGCAAGCCGCGCGCTGCGCGCAAGACGGCCGTCAAGAAGGCTGAAGGCGCCGCCGCCGATGTGGCTGCAACTGCTGAGCCGGCCGCAGTGCCTGAGGCTGGGGAAGTTGCTGAAGCTGCGCCCAAGCGCCGCGCGCCGCGCAAGACGGTGGCTGCCGCCGCTGACGCGGTGGTGGAAGTTGCTGCTGAGGCGCAAGCTGCTGCATCGGCCGCTGTGACTGAAGTGGCTGAAGTCGCTGAGGTGGCAGCCAAGCCAGCCCGCAGAACTGCCCGCGCCGAAGCTGCGCCGGTGTTCACGCTGGGCCCGGATCAGTCTGCCGCTGAGGGGGGCGTTGCGCAAGCTGCCGCTGGTGATGAGGGGTCTGAGTCTGGTGCTGCTGAGGGCGGCGATGGTGCTGAGAGCATCGAAGGTAGCGAGCGCCGTAGCCGCAATCGCAATCGCCGCCGTGGCCGCAAGGATTTCGCTGAAGGCGAAGAGCGCGCGCCGCGGGCTGCTGTTGAAGTCCAAGCGCCTGCACCTGAAGTGCTGGCAGCCGTGGGTGAGCGTTTTGCCGAAGTGCTGACGGGTGACTTCGACGCCACCGTGGAAGACATCGAATCGGATGAGGCGCAAGACGAAGGCGAGGGCGAAGAGCAGGACAGCAAGCGCGTCCTGGCCCCCGAGCCCGATGCGCCCAAGCTGCAAAAGGTGCTGGCCCAAGCCGGTATCGGCTCGCGCCGCGACATCGAGGACATGATTGCCGACGGCAAGATCGAAGTGAACGGCGAAGTGGCCCATATCGGCCAGCGCATCTCCTTCGGCGACAACGTGCGCGTGGCCGGCAAGCCGATCCGCGTGCGCATTTCGCCGCCGGCGCCGCGCATCCTGGCTTATCACAAGCCGGCCGGCGAAGTGGTGACCTTCAACGACCCGGAAGGTCGCCCGACCGTGTTCCGCCATCTGCCGCGCCTGCAACAAGGCAAGTGGCAGTCGGTGGGCCGTCTGGACATGAATACCGAAGGCTTGCTGCTGTTCACCAACTCCGGTGAGTTGGCTAATCAGCTGATGCACCCGCGCTTCGGCGTGGAGCGTGAGTACGCCGTGCGCGTGCTGGGTACGCTGACGCCTGATCAAAAGGCGCGGCTGCTGGAAGGCGTCGTCATCGAAGGCCAGAAGGCCGCTTTCAAGAGCATTGAAGACGGCGGCGGCGAGGGCGTGAACCATTGGTATCGCGTCGTCATCACCGAAGGTCGCAACCGCGAAGTGCGCAAGCTCTTTGAGGCCGTGGGCTTGGTGGTGAGCCGCCTGATTCGTATCCGCTACGGCACCGTGGTGCTGCCGCGTGGTTTGAAGCGCTGCGTCTGGATCGAGTTGGGCGAAGAGGATGTGAAGATCATCCGCCGCCTGGCTGGTGGCCCGCAGCAAGAGCGTGCTGATCGTGGTGAGCGTCCCGAGCGTGGCGATCGCCCAGAGCGTGGCAACCAGATGCGCAGCGAGCGCCCGCAGCGCGGCAACGATCGCGGTGCGGAACGTGGGCCTGATCGTGGTGCCGAACGTGGCGGCGAACGTGGTGCTGAGCGTGGTGGCGAACGCGCCCCCGAGCGCGGCAATGACCGCAATGCCGACCGTGGCAACAACCGCGGCCGCCGTGCCGATGGTCGTCATGGTGGTGTCGGCCCGCGTCCTTCGCGTCCGGTGGAGCGCAGCGAGCGTCCGCAGGATCGCGGCCCAGAGCGCTTTGCCGAGCGTGGCAATGAGCGGGTGAACGAGCGCGGCGCCGACCGCCAGGACGACGATTTCGACGAGCCGATCCCGCGCAATATCAATCCGCTGGAGCAGACCTTTGATCGCCGCTTCGCGACCAGCAAGGGTCGTGGCATCCCGGCCGGTTTTGGCGCCGGCGGCAGTGCCGCTGACCGCGGCGGCCGTGGTGGCCGCCAAGGGGGTGGCGATGGCCCGCGTCAACCCGATCCGATGCAGACCTCGGTCGGCTATATCGGTGCCGACGCCTTTGTGCGCCGTGGCAACCGGGGCGGCGGTGGTGGTCGTGGCGGCCAAGGTGGCAATAACGGTGGCGGCGGCCGTTCCGGCGGCGGCTACGGCGGCCGTAACCGCTAA